A section of the Citrus sinensis cultivar Valencia sweet orange chromosome 8, DVS_A1.0, whole genome shotgun sequence genome encodes:
- the LOC102621203 gene encoding receptor-like protein EIX2, with protein sequence MSVSVALVFLDLFFIATMINISFCNGNTFVGCIDSEREALLELKQDLKDPSSRLASWNIGDEDCCAWGGVVCNNFTGHVLQLNLGNPNPNNGTGSKLVGKINLSLVDFKHLIHLDLSGNDFQGIQIPKYLGSLKNLRYLNLSRANFAGVTPYQLGSLSNLQYLDLSQNYLLQVESFSWLSGLSLLEHLDLSQADLSKATDWLLVTNSLSSLKVLNLSYCELHHFPPSSSANFSSLKALDLSQNQFNNSLFQFGSWVFGLHNLVFFDLSGNQFQGKIPIGLGNLTFLRHLDLSDNEFNSAIPGWLSKLNDLEFLSLRSNSLQGKISSIGLEKLTSLKTLDLSFNYELAGKIPTSFVRLCKLTSIDLSFVKLSQDLSQVLDIFSACGAYALESLVLRSCQFSGHMTNQLGQFKSLNRLRPRNNSLSGPLPSALGELTYLTYLDLSKNRLNGSIPLSLGQILNLEYLDLSNNLLNGSIPLSLGKFSHLEYLDLSNNRMSGTLSENHFVNLTKLTSFSTSGNPLILQVNPNWVPPFQLDTLKLRSCHLGPHFPSWIHSQKHLYFLDISNTRISHTTPRWFWNSIFQYKYLNLSSNQIYGEIPNLDFPYRPSPLLPPPSGILDFSNNGFSGSIFHLICNGLKSTSYLQLSKNYFSGDIPDCWMNWRGLDMLNLGNNNLTGSLPTSIGTLSSLLSLNLRNNRLSGVIPESFQNCSSLVSLDMGENEFVGNIPTWMGERFSSLSILILRSNKFHGDLPIQLCRLTSLQILDVAYNYLSGTIPRCISNFTAMATTDSSILENAISYFALLDESELVVDASVVTKGSMVEYNSILNLVRSIDIAKNNFTGEIPMELTNLKGLQSLNLSHNFFTSKIPEKIGDMKSIESLDFSANQLSGKIPQSMSSLSFLNHLNLSNNHLTGKIPSSTQLQSFDASCFAGNNLCGAPLPNCNENNPLVPEDPNGNGNEDEDEVDWLLYVSLALGFVVGFWCFIGPLLVSRRWRYKYCHFLDGFIEEFGCFVRRCY encoded by the coding sequence ATGAGTGTTTCTGTTGCCCTTGTTTTCCTtgacttattttttatagCCACCATGATCAACATCAGCTTCTGCAATGGGAACACTTTCGTGGGTTGCATAGACAGTGAGAGAGAAGCACTTCTAGAGTTGAAACAAGATCTCAAAGATCCTTCCAGCCGTCTTGCCTCTTGGAATATTGGTGATGAAGATTGCTGTGCATGGGGTGGTGTTGTTTGTAACAACTTCACTGGCCATGTCCTTCAGCTCAACCTTGGAAATCCTAATCCTAATAATGGCACGGGGTCAAAGCTGGTTGGTAAGATAAATCTCTCTTTGGTTGACTTCAAGCATTTGATTCACTTGGACTTAAGCGGAAATGATTTCCAAGGAATTCAGATTCCCAAATATCTTGGTTCTCTTAAGAACCTTAGATACCTGAATCTCTCTAGAGCCAACTTTGCAGGAGTGACTCCTTACCAACTTGGAAGTCTCTCTAATCTTCAATATCTTGATCTCAGTCAGAATTATCTGTTACAAGTTGAAAGTTTTTCATGGCTATCTGGTCTTTCTTTGCTAGAGCACCTCGATCTGAGTCAGGCTGACCTTAGCAAAGCCACTGATTGGTTACTTGTCACAAACTCACTCTCTTCTTTAAAAGTACTAAACTTGTCCTACTGTGAACTCCATCACTTTCCTCCGTCATCCTCTGCTAATTTTTCCTCCCTTAAGGCCCTCGATCTTTcccaaaatcaatttaataactcTTTGTTTCAATTTGGCAGTTGGGTTTTTGGTCTTCATAATTTAGTCTTTTTCGATCTAAGCGGAAATCAATTTCAAGGTAAAATCCCCATCGGACTAGGAAACTTGACGTTTCTTAGACATCTTGATTTATCTGATAATGAATTCAATTCTGCAATACCTGGCTGGTTGTCTAAGCTTAATGATCTTGAGTTCCTTTCTCTTAGAAGTAATAGCTTGCAAGGTAAGATTTCATCAATCGGTCTAGAAAAATTGACCTCTCTCAAAACTCTGGACCTTTCCTTCAATTATGAGCTTGCAGGGAAGATTCCAACATCGTTTGTACGGCTTTGTAAGTTGACATCAATCGATCTATCGTTTGTTAAATTGAGTCAAGACTTATCACAAGTTTTAGATATTTTCTCTGCATGTGGTGCATATGCACTAGAGTCACTAGTTTTGAGGAGTTGTCAATTTTCAGGTCACATGACAAATCAACTTGGgcaatttaaaagtttgaacaGACTTCGACCACGTAACAACTCTCTTTCAGGTCCACTTCCATCTGCTTTAGGAGAACTTACATATTTGACATATCTAGATCTTTCCAAAAACAGGCTGAATGGTTCCATTCCACTGTCTCTAGgacaaattttaaacttaGAATATCTAGATTTGTCCAACAACTTGTTGAATGGTTCTATTCCATTGTCTTTGGGAAAATTTTCACACTTAGAATATCTAGATTTGTCCAACAATAGGATGAGTGGAACACTTTCTGAAAATCATTTTGTCAATCTAACAAAACTGACTTCATTTTCTACATCTGGTAACCCGCTAATCTTGCAAGTCAATCCGAACTGGGTTCCTCCTTTTCAACTCGATACATTGAAATTGAGGTCATGTCATTTAGGGCCTCATTTTCCATCGTGGATTCATTCACAAAagcatttgtattttttggacATATCCAACACAAGAATTTCACATACTACTCCTCGTTGGTTTTGGAATTCCATTTTCCAGTATAAGTATTTGAATCTCTCTAGCAACCAAATCTACGGTGAGAttccaaatttagattttCCTTACCGTCCATCGCCTCTTCTACCTCCCCCATCCGGCATACTTGATTTTTCTAATAATGGTTTTTCGGGgtccatttttcatttaatatgtAATGGGTTAAAGAGCACTTCTTATCTCCAACTCtcaaaaaattacttttctgGGGATATACCTGATTGTTGGATGAATTGGCGTGGCTTGGATATGCTGAATTTAGGTAACAATAACCTTACTGGTAGTCTTCCGACCTCAATTGGAACTTTAAGTTCTCTTTTGTCATTGAACCTGCGCAATAATAGATTGTCTGGAGTCATTCCCGAGTCATTTCAAAATTGTTCAAGTTTGGTATCTCTTGACATGGGCGAAAATGAGTTTGTCGGGAATATTCCAACATGGATGGGAGAAAGATTTTCTAGTTTGTCGATTCTCATTCTTCGATCAAACAAGTTCCATGGCGATTTGCCAATTCAACTTTGTCGTCTAACTTCTTTACAAATTTTAGATGTTGCTTATAACTATCTCTCAGGGACCATACCCAGATGCATCAGTAACTTCACTGCTATGGCGACGACGGACTCGTCTATTCTAGAGAATGCGATATCCTACTTTGCATTGCTGGATGAGAGTGAACTTGTGGTGGATGCATCAGTTGTGACGAAAGGGTCTATGGTTGAATATAACTCCATTCTGAATTTGGTAAGAAGCATAGACATTGCGAAGAATAATTTCACGGGAGAAATACCGATGGAACTGACAAATCTTAAAGGATTGCAATCACTGAATCTGTCccacaatttttttacaagCAAAATTCCTGAGAAAATTGGTGATATGAAATCAATTGAGTCCCTCGATTTCTCAGCGAACCAACTTTCTGGTAAAATTCCCCAAAGTATGTCAAGTTTGTCATTTTTAAATCACCTGAACTTGTCCAACAATCACTTGACTGGGAAAATTCCTTCAAGCACTCAATTGCAAAGCTTCGATGCATCTTGTTTTGCCGGCAACAATCTATGCGGAGCTCCACTTCCTAATTGTAATGAGAATAATCCTCTTGTACCAGAAGATCCAAATGGAAATGGGAACGAAGATGAAGACGAAGTGGACTGGTTGTTGTATGTAAGCTTGGCACTTGGATTTGTAGTGGGGTTTTGGTGTTTCATAGGTCCTCTACTTGTCAGCAGAAGATGGAGGTACAAGTACTGTCATTTTTTGGATGGCTTTATCGAAGAATTTGGCTGCTTTGTAAGAAGATGCTACTAG
- the LOC107177497 gene encoding exopolygalacturonase clone GBGA483-like gives MGFSSYSQQAFSLLVLFITSVKGIDATNRVFNVKDFGAAADGIKDDSKAFGTAWREACNWDGIESTVLSIRFNFLNDSTITGIKSVDSKYFHINILGCYNLKINDLKITAHADSPNTDGIHIGRSNGIEISHSVIATGDDCVSLGQGSKNILVSDVFCGPGHGISVGSLGKDTKDEEVVGLTVPSQVKISNVRFNNIRGTSATKVAVSLVCSQKIPCQNIEIGNINLVYNGVNFKVEGPETTSLCSNVKPTLFGKQIPATCV, from the exons ATGGGTTTCAGCTCCTACTCCCAGCAAGCATTTTCACTACTAGTGTTGTTCATTACTTCGGTAAAAGGTATCGATGCAACCAACAGAGTTTTCAACGTCAAGGACTTTGGTGCCGCGGCCGATGGCATTAAGGATGATAGTAAG GCTTTTGGTACTGCTTGGAGAGAAGCTTGCAACTGGGATGGAATAGAAAGCACGGTATTG TCCataagattcaatttcctGAACGACTCAACAATTACTGGGATAAAATCTGTTGATAGCAAATACTTCCACATTAACATTTTGGGTTGCTACAACCTGAAGATAAATGACCTCAAAATCACAGCACACGCGGATAGTCCTAATACTGATGGCATTCATATTGGAAGATCAAATGGGATTGAGATATCACATTCAGTTATAGCCACCGGTGATGACTGTGTCTCTCTTGGTCAAGgcagtaaaaatattttagtatctGACGTTTTTTGCGGACCAGGACATGGTATCAGTGTTGGTAGCCTGGGAAAGGATACAAAAGATGAAGAAGTTGTTGGATTGACT GTTCCTTCGCAAGTAAAGATCAGCAATGTGAGATTCAATAACATCCGCGGCACTTCAGCTACCAAGGTTGCCGTAAGTCTTGTGTGTAGCCAAAAGATTCCATGCCAAAATATTGAGATTGGGAATATAAACTTGGTGTACAATGGCGTTAATTTTAAGGTTGAGGGTCCTGAAACGACATCTTTGTGTTCCAATGTCAAACCAACTCTCTTCGGAAAGCAAATCCCGGCTACTTGCGTCTAG
- the LOC107177496 gene encoding uncharacterized protein LOC107177496, which translates to MADKQSTATSSNALGINFVSEEQLDEAKKTRGERVEDGTAQRDRPIHEIMNENKAKKKKELEDRRKHKPPKSLDEDEAQFLDGWESYKKEKERRLADEEAMELRRFRAAVASQCVASKETLTSHDDDDHQQRLIIGKKNPASCPLSSIMKLVPLAKKPKKDFQSVAAESSSGKL; encoded by the exons ATGGCGGATAAACAATCAACAGCAACCAGCAGTAATGCATTGGGGATCAACTTTGTATCAGAAGAACAATTGGATGAAGCCAAAAAGACAAGAGGCGAAAGAGTTGAAGACGGGACAGCACAGAGAGACAGGCCTATTCACGAGATAATGAACGAGAACaaagccaaaaagaaaaaggaactCGAGGACCGCCGGAAGCACAAGCCTCCGAAATCCTTGGACGAAGACGAGGCCCAGTTTCTTGACGGATGGGAGTCGTataagaaggaaaaagagCGGCGGCTTGCTGACGAAGAGGCCATGGAGCTTCGGCGTTTCAGGGCAGCCGTGGCATCACAATGTGTTGCTTCCAAGGAAACATTAACAAgccatgatgatgatgatcatcaACAGAGATTGATTATTGGGAAGAAGAATCCAGCGTCTTGTCCCTTGAGCTCGATTATGAAATTGGTGCCGCTGGCAAAAAAACCCAAGAAAGATTTTCAAAGTGTAGCAGCAGAATCTTCTTCAG GAAagctttga